CCCGCACAAGGCGGCCATCCAGCGGCAGGCCCAGATCGCCCAGGCCCAGGCCACCCAGGCGGCGGTCGAGGCGGAGCAGGTGGCCGCGCGGAACCAGGCCGAGTACGCCCGGCAGACCGCGGTGGTGAAGGCGGAGTACTCCGCGGAGGTGGAACGCGCACAGGCCAAGGCGGCTCAGGCCGGGCCCCTGGCGAAGGCGCACGCGCAGCAGGAGGTGCTCGCCGCGCAGACCGAGCTGGCCCAGCGCGCTGCCAAGCTCCGCCAGCAGGAACTGATGGCCGAGATCGTCAAGCCGGCCGAGGCCGAGGCCGAACGGATCCGAGTGCTGGCAGTGGCCGAAGCGGAGCGGATGAAGATCCAGGCCGCGGCCGCCGCCTCGTACGACCGGGTGGCGCTGGACCGGATGCTGATCGACCAGCTGCCTTTGATCGTGAAGGAGGCGGCGGGCGGCCTCGCGGGCGCCAATGTCAATGTGCTCAACGGCGCCGACGGCCTCGGAGAGATCGCTGCGGGTCTGGTGGGCCAGGGGCTGACCATCCTGGACTCGGTCAGGAAGAACCTGAGCGGTTCCGACCACCGCCCGGAGAAGGGCGAAGGCCCGCTCGGTCTGGTGGGGCGCCTGGCCGAAAAGGGCCTGGAGAAGCAGGACGGCCCGGGCAAGCCGACGGACGGCCCTGTCGTCATCGACTAGCTCCTGTCGGGCCAGCTTCGCGTCAGTGTCCGCCGCCCGCCCGCACCAGGCCGCTCTCGTACGCCAGCACCACCACCTGGACCCGGTCCCGCAGGCCCAACTTGGTGAGGATGCGGCCCACATGGGTCTTGACCGTCGCTTCGGACAGCACCAGACGCGCGGCGATCTCGCCGTTCGACAAGCCCTGGGCGACAAGCATCATCACCTCGCGCTCGCGCTCGGTGAGCCGCTCCAGCTCCTTGTGCTGTGGCTCGTTCACGCTGCTCGGCAGCATCGGCGAGAAGCGGTCGAGGAGCCGGCGGGTCGTGGACGGCGCGACCACCGCGTCGCCGCTGTGCACTGAGCGGATCGCGCCGAGCAGTTCGGCGGGCGGCACGTCCTTGAGCATGAAGCCGCTGGCGCCCGCCTTCAGCCCGGAGAACGCGTACTCGTCCAGGTCGAAGGTGGTCAGGATCAGTACCTTGGGCGCGTCGGGCTCGGCACAGATGCGGCGGGTCGCCTCGACTCCGTCCAGCCTCGGCATGCGTACGTCCATCAGCACCACGTCCACGGCCGTGGAGCGGAGGTTCTCGATCGCCTCCGCTCCGTCGCCCGCCTCCGCGACGACCTCCATGTCCGGCTGGGCGGCGAGCACCATACGGAATCCGGTGCGCAGCAGCACCTGATCGTCGACGAGCATCACGCGGATGGACATGTCAGTCGGTTCCTCGGTCTCTAGTGGGCGGGTCGGGCGGGCCCTGCCTAGTGGGCGGGCTTGAGGGGAAGCAGTGCGCTGATCCGGAAGCCGCCGCCGGGCCGCGGCCCCGCGTCGAGCGTGCCGCCGACCATACCGACGCGCTCACGCATGCCGATCAGACCATGGCCTTTACCGTCGGCCCCGCCGTCCTCGTACAGCTCGTGCGCCGAACCGCGGCCGTCGTCCTCGACCAGCAGGCCGAGGCCGTCGTCGAAGTACACCAGCCGCACACTCGCACCGGCTTCGGGGCCGCCGTGCTTGCGGGTGTTGGTCAGCGCCTCCTGGACGATGCGGTAGGCGGTGAGCTCGACGCCGCTCGGCAGTGACCGCGGGGTGCCCTCGATCTTGAAGTTCACCGTCAGGCCCGCGCGGCGCACCTGCTCGACCAGGTCCTCGATCTGCTGCACATCGGGCTGCGGGACGTACTCACCGCTCTCGGGGGCGTCGCCGGTGCGCAGGACGCCGAGCAGTCTGCGCATCTCCGCCAGCGCCTGGCGACCGGTGCTGGAGATGGTCTCCAGCGCCTGCTTGGCCTGGTCGGGGGCGGCGTCCAGCACATATGCGGCCCCGTCGGCCTGCACAACCATCACCGAGACGTTGTGCGCGACGACGTCGTGCAGTTCGCGGGCGATCCGCGCCCGTTCCGCCGCGACGGCGACCTTCGCCTGCGCCTCGCGCTCCTTCTCCAGCCGGGTGGCACGCTCTTCGAGCTGGGCGAAGTACGCCCGCCGGGTGCGTATCGAGTCGCCGAGCACCCAGGCGAGGGCGAAGGGCACGCTCATGACGATCGTGACGAAGATCCTGCTGCCGACGCCGCCGCCCTCCTCCGGCCAGCGCAGCTGCGCCAGGGTGGCCGCGGACAGTCCTCCGGCCAGCGCGAGACGGGACGTCCAGCGCGGCCCGTCATGCGCGGCGACGGTGTAGATGATCACGAGCATCGCGAAGTCGCCCGGATTGACCTCGACGTCGAGCGCGAGCTGGGCGGCTCCGAGGAGCGCGGCGAGGATCAGCATCTTCTCCGGCATCCGGCGGCGCAGCGCCACCACCACGCTCAGCAGGAGAACGATGAATCCGGCCGACCACTGGGTCTCGACCCCGACCGGCACGTCGATCACCCACAGCATGGAGAACCCGAAGAGCACGACAGCCCAGAAGGTGTCGACGCCCGTCGGGTGTCTGCGGATGAAGTCGTAGAGGCGCTGCACGTAACCCAGAGTAGGGAAAGCGGATAGGTGCAGGGGTCAACCGGAGGAGCGATCCGGGCGGCGGAGGCGTACTCCCCAAGGTGGAGACTTGTGCGCGTGATGGATGATGTGACGGAAGTGACGCGTCAATGGCGGGGCTGGCAGGAAGCCGCCCAGGCCGCGCTGTACGGTCCCGGCGGCTTCTATCTGCAGCCCGAGGGACCTGCCGGGCACTTCCGTACGTCCGTGCACGCCTCGCCCCTGTTCGCCTCGGCAGTCGCCCGTCTGCTGACCTCGCTCGGACTCGACGGCCCCGGCGTGGACGACATGGCACTCGTCGACGTCGGCGCGGGTCGCGGTGAACTCCTCACGGGCGTACTGGCCGCGCTCCCCTCCGGCTTCCCCGTCCGTGCCTACGCGGTCGAACAGGCTCCCCGGCCCGCCGGTCTGGACCCGCGCATCGAGTGGTGCGCCGAGCCGCCCTCAGGCGTGAGCGGACTTCTGTTCGCGAACGAATGGCTGGACAACGTCCCGGTGGACGTCGCCGAGGCCGACCCGAACGGGGTGGCGCGCTATGTCCTCGTACGCCCGGACGGCACCGAGCGCCTCGGCTCTCCGGTCGACGGCGCGGACGCGAGGTGGCTGGCGCGCTGGTGGCCGCTGACCGAGCCCGGAACACGGGCGGAGATCGGGCGCCCGCGCGACGAGGCGTGGGCATCGGCGGTGGGCACGCTGCGGGCGGGTCTCGCCGTGGCGGTCGACTACGCGCACACGGCGCGTTCCCGTCCGCCGTTCGGCACGCTGACGGGCTTCCGCGCGGGCCGCGAGGTGCGCCCGGTCCCGGACGGCAGCTGCGACATCACGGCGCATGTGGCCCTGGACGCCTGCGCGCTGCCCGGAGCGGAACTGCGCACCCAGCGGGAGGCCCTGCGCGACCTGGGCCTCACCGGCGAACGCCCGCCGCTGTCCCTGGCGTCGTCCGACCCGACGGCCTACGTCCGCGCGCTGGCCTCGGCGAGCGAGGCGGCCGAACTGACGGCCCGCGGCGGCCTCGGCGACTTCGGCTGGCTGGTGCAGCGCATCCGGTGACCGGGGTCCGGGGCGGAGCCTTGGGCGCCGACCGCACAAGGGATACTGGCCGCATGACGGAGACCACGGTCGGCATCGGCGGCGCGGCGGAGAGCACCGACATGGTGCTCAACATCGGCCCCCAGCACCCCTCCACCCACGGCGTCCTCCGCCTCCGCCTCGTCCTGGACGGCGAGCGCATCCAGCAT
This window of the Streptomyces sp. SLBN-118 genome carries:
- a CDS encoding SAM-dependent methyltransferase encodes the protein MDDVTEVTRQWRGWQEAAQAALYGPGGFYLQPEGPAGHFRTSVHASPLFASAVARLLTSLGLDGPGVDDMALVDVGAGRGELLTGVLAALPSGFPVRAYAVEQAPRPAGLDPRIEWCAEPPSGVSGLLFANEWLDNVPVDVAEADPNGVARYVLVRPDGTERLGSPVDGADARWLARWWPLTEPGTRAEIGRPRDEAWASAVGTLRAGLAVAVDYAHTARSRPPFGTLTGFRAGREVRPVPDGSCDITAHVALDACALPGAELRTQREALRDLGLTGERPPLSLASSDPTAYVRALASASEAAELTARGGLGDFGWLVQRIR
- a CDS encoding sensor histidine kinase → MQRLYDFIRRHPTGVDTFWAVVLFGFSMLWVIDVPVGVETQWSAGFIVLLLSVVVALRRRMPEKMLILAALLGAAQLALDVEVNPGDFAMLVIIYTVAAHDGPRWTSRLALAGGLSAATLAQLRWPEEGGGVGSRIFVTIVMSVPFALAWVLGDSIRTRRAYFAQLEERATRLEKEREAQAKVAVAAERARIARELHDVVAHNVSVMVVQADGAAYVLDAAPDQAKQALETISSTGRQALAEMRRLLGVLRTGDAPESGEYVPQPDVQQIEDLVEQVRRAGLTVNFKIEGTPRSLPSGVELTAYRIVQEALTNTRKHGGPEAGASVRLVYFDDGLGLLVEDDGRGSAHELYEDGGADGKGHGLIGMRERVGMVGGTLDAGPRPGGGFRISALLPLKPAH
- a CDS encoding response regulator transcription factor — translated: MSIRVMLVDDQVLLRTGFRMVLAAQPDMEVVAEAGDGAEAIENLRSTAVDVVLMDVRMPRLDGVEATRRICAEPDAPKVLILTTFDLDEYAFSGLKAGASGFMLKDVPPAELLGAIRSVHSGDAVVAPSTTRRLLDRFSPMLPSSVNEPQHKELERLTEREREVMMLVAQGLSNGEIAARLVLSEATVKTHVGRILTKLGLRDRVQVVVLAYESGLVRAGGGH
- a CDS encoding flotillin family protein, which gives rise to MFGYRVPAPDEAMLISGGRRGLGGAPFRVVTGHGKFVLPVFRKTRFLTLSMCESEVTETCVTRQGIALHVRAVIAFKVGNDHESIINAGQRFLSDQDQMSVLTGRIFAGHLRAIIGSMTVEEIVTERQKLAAEVLDTSKTEMAKIGLIVDSLQIQSIDDGDTGYIDAMSAPHKAAIQRQAQIAQAQATQAAVEAEQVAARNQAEYARQTAVVKAEYSAEVERAQAKAAQAGPLAKAHAQQEVLAAQTELAQRAAKLRQQELMAEIVKPAEAEAERIRVLAVAEAERMKIQAAAAASYDRVALDRMLIDQLPLIVKEAAGGLAGANVNVLNGADGLGEIAAGLVGQGLTILDSVRKNLSGSDHRPEKGEGPLGLVGRLAEKGLEKQDGPGKPTDGPVVID